One segment of Mus pahari chromosome 11, PAHARI_EIJ_v1.1, whole genome shotgun sequence DNA contains the following:
- the Irx1 gene encoding iroquois-class homeodomain protein IRX-1 gives MSFPQLGYPQYLSAAGPGAYGGERPGVLAAAAAAAAAASSGRPGTAELGAGAGAAAVTSVLGMYAAAGPYAGAPNYSAFLPYAADLSLFSQMGSQYELKDNPGVHPATFAAHTTPAYYPYGQFQYGDPGRPKNATRESTSTLKAWLNEHRKNPYPTKGEKIMLAIITKMTLTQVSTWFANARRRLKKENKVTWGARSKDQEDGALFGSDTEGDPEKAEDDEEIDLESIDIDQIDERDGDQSNEDEEDKAEAPRARVAPPASARDQSSPLSAAETLKSQDSPLGLAKEVSEPGSTRLLSPGAAAVGLQGAPHSKPKIWSLAETATSPDGAPKASPPPPSSHASAHGPPSGSPLQHPAFLPSHGLYTCHIGKFSNWTNGAFLAQGSLLNMRSFLGVSAPHAAPHGPHLTAPPPPQPPVQVATGVLHGEKASTRSSPALPERDLVTRPDSPPQQLKSPFQPVRDNSLAPQEGTPRILAALPSA, from the exons ATGTCCTTCCCGCAGTTGGGCTACCCGCAATACCTAAGCGCCGCGGGCCCGGGCGCCTATGGTGGAGAGCGCCCTGGGGTGCTGGCTGCGGCCGCGGCCGCTGCGGCCGCCGCCTCGTCGGGCCGTCCCGGGACTGCGGAGCTGGGAGCGGGCGCGGGAGCGGCCGCGGTCACCTCGGTGCTGGGCATGTATGCCGCGGCGGGACCGTACGCGGGCGCACCTAACTACAGCGCCTTCTTGCCCTATGCCGCGGACCTCAGCCTCTTCTCGCAGATG GGCTCTCAGTATGAACTCAAGGACAACCCCGGGGTGCACCCAGCTACCTTCGCAGCCCACACAACGCCTGCTTATTATCCCTATGGCCAGTTCCAATACGGGGATCCCGGACGGCCCAAGAACGCCACGCGCGAGAGCACCAGCACGCTGAAAGCCTGGCTCAACGAACATCGCAAGAACCCGTACCCCACCAAAGGAGAGAAGATCATGTTGGCCATTATCACCAAGATGACCCTCACGCAGGTCTCCACCTGGTTCGCCAATGCGCGCCGGCGCCTCAAGAAGGAGAACAAGGTGACTTGGGGGGCGCGTAGCAAGGACCAGGAAGACGGCGCCCTCTTTGGCAGCGACACCGAGGGCGACCCCGAGAAGGCCGAGGACGACGAGGAGATCGACCTGGAGAGCATTGACATCGATCAGATCGACGAGCGTGATGGCGACCAGAGCAACGAAGACGAGGAGGACAAGGCAGAGGCTCCTAGGGCGCGCGTAGCCCCTCCCGCCTCAGCTCGGGACCAGAGCTCCCCGTTGTCGGCCGCTGAGACACTCAAGTCCCAAGATTCGCCCTTGGGCCTGGCTAAGGAGGTCTCAGAGCCTGGCAGCACACGCCTGCTGAGTCCTGGCGCCGCGGCGGTCGGCCTGCAGGGCGCGCCGCACAGCAAGCCCAAGATCTGGTCGCTGGCTGAGACAGCAACTAGCCCCGACGGTGCGCCTAAGGCGTCTCCACCGCCACCCTCCAGCCACGCCAGCGCACACGGGCCGCCCAGCGGCTCGCCCCTGCAACACCCGGCCTTCCTACCCAGCCACGGACTGTACACCTGTCACATAGGCAAGTTTTCCAACTGGACCAACGGCGCGTTCCTAGCACAGGGCTCGCTGCTGAACATGCGATCTTTCCTGGGCGTCAGCGCGCCTCATGCAGCACCTCACGGCCCACACCTGACCGCACCACCACCTCCGCAGCCTCCAGTCCAGGTTGCCACCGGGGTGCTCCATGGTGAGAAGGCCTCCACACGCAGCAGTCCTGCACTTCCAG AGAGAGACCTAGTCACCAGACCGGATTCGCCCCCACAGCAGTTAAAGTCGCCCTTCCAGCCCGTGCGCGACAA CTCGCTGGCCCCGCAGGAGGGAACGCCTCGGATCCTCGCAGCCCTCCCGTCTGCCTGA